In Cryptomeria japonica chromosome 10, Sugi_1.0, whole genome shotgun sequence, a genomic segment contains:
- the LOC131042766 gene encoding cell division cycle 20.2, cofactor of APC complex, whose protein sequence is MAYESPHPMSVRRQSRIRLPLQEHLTIGRQNSDRFIAHRGSMDFDVARYLLTEKEKENNAGDTPSKETYKKELAASLLEDSNVGCKKSRILTFKEKAPVRQESFQGLFSECASTGSVLKSTKHRRYIPQSSERTLDAPDLVDDYYLNLLDWSISNVLSIALTNTVYLWDATQSTTSELLTVDDDVGPITSVNWANDGRHIAVGLTNSVVQLWDSSSNKQLRALKGHTARVGSLSWNGHILTTGSLDGLINNHDVRIRDSIVQTFRGHEQEVCGLKWSLSGQQLASGGNDNLLHIWDRSMSSSNGATRYLHRLHEHRAAVKALSWCPFQSNLLASGGGSADKCIKFWNTHTGACLNTIDTNSQVCALLWNKHERELLSSHGFSQNQLTLWKYPSMVKIAELTGHTSRVLHLAESPDGYTVASAAGDETLRFWQVFGTPDTLKRTKSKEPADAFNKFLTHIR, encoded by the exons AGTGATCGATTCATTGCCCACAGGGGCTCTATGGATTTTGATGTTGCTCGATATCTGTTAACTGAAAAGGAGAAGGAGAACAATGCAGGTGATACTCCATCCAAGGAAACATACAAGAAGGAGCTTGCAGCAAGCTTGTTGGAGGACAGTAATGTAGGCTGCAAAAAATCTAGAATCCTGACCTTCAAAGAAAAAGCCCCTGTTCGTCAGGAGAGTTTCCAAGGTCTCTTTTCAGAATGTGCTTCTACTGGTTCTGTGCTCAAATCCACCAAACATCGCCGTTACATACCTCAA TCTTCAGAGAGAACTTTGGATGCCCCAGATCTTGTAGATGATTATTATTTGAATCTGCTGGATTGGAGTATCAGCAATGTTTTATCCATCGCCCTTACAAATACAGTTTACTTATGGGATGCCACTCAAAGCACTACTTCTGAGCTGTTAACCGTTGATGATGATGTCGGTCCCATTACTAGTGTTAATTGGGCAAATGATGGTAGACATATTGCTGTTGGGTTGACAAATTCTGTTGTACAGCTATGGGATTCTTCAAGTAATAAACAg TTAAGAGCTTTGAAAGGTCATACTGCGCGTGTAGGTTCCCTTTCTTGGAATGGTCACATTCTTACAACTGGTTCTCTAGATGGTTTAATAAATAATCATGATGTCCGTATCCGTGATTCCATTGTTCAAACATTCAGAGGCCATGAGCAGGAGGTTTGTGGATTGAAATGGTCTCTTTCTGGCCAACAGCTTGCAAGTGGAGGGAATGACAACCTACTGCATATTTGGGACAGAAGCATGTCATCCTCTAATGGTGCAACTCGGTACCTTCATAGGTTACATGAGCATCGAGCTGCAGTTAAAGCCTTGTCATGGTGCCCCTTCCAAAGCAATCTATTGGCATCTGGTGGAGGTAGTGCAGACAAGTGTATTAAGTTCTGGAACACTCATACAGGAGCATGCCTGAATACAATTGACACCAACTCTCAAGTTTGTGCATTGTTGTGGAATAAGCATGAGCGCGAGCTACTCAGTTCCCATGGGTTTAGCCAAAACCAATTGACCTTGTGGAAATACCCCTCAATGGTGAAAATTGCAGAGCTGACAGGGCATACTTCGAGAGTACTGCATCTTGCAGAG AGTCCAGATGGCTATACAGTTGCATCAGCTGCTGGAGATGAGACACTAAGGTTTTGGCAGGTGTTCGGAACTCCTGATACCTTAAAGAGGACTAAGAGCAAAGAGCCAGCTGATGCATTCAACAAGTTTCTTACTCACATTCGCTAA